From Danio aesculapii chromosome 18, fDanAes4.1, whole genome shotgun sequence, a single genomic window includes:
- the rpl4 gene encoding 60S ribosomal protein L4, with translation MACARPLVSVYSEKGETSGKNVVMPAVFRAPIRPDIVNFVHTNMRKNKRQPYAVSELAGHQTSAESWGTGRAVARIPRVRGGGTHRSGQGAFGNMCRGGRMFAPTKTWRRWHRRVNVNQKRYAMCSALAASALPSLVMAKGHRIEEIPEVPLVVDDKVEGYKKTKEAVLLLKKLKAWNDIKKVYASQRMRAGKGKMRNRRRIQRKGPCIIYNEDNGVTRAFRNIPGITLQSVSRLDLLKLAPGGHIGRFCIWTEGAFRKLDDLYGTWRKASTLKVDYNLPMHKMSITDLNRIIKSEEVQKAIRPANRKINRRVFKKNPLKNLRVMMKLNPYAKTARRRAIMAHNPDVKAKMLKPKKKRVVKKTKAKKAEVTPAQA, from the exons atg GCTTGTGCCCGACCGTTAGTCTCGGTCTACTCCGAGAAAGGGGAGACATCTGGAAAGAATGTGGTTATGCCAGCAGTGTTCAGGGCTCCCATCCGCCCTGACATTGTGAACTTTGTGCACACCAACATGCGCAAGAACAAGCGCCAGCCCTATGCTGTCAGCGaactggccg GTCACCAGACCAGCGCTGAGTCCTGGGGCACAGGAAGAGCTGTTGCCCGTATCCCCCGTGTGCGTGGTGGTGGTACTCATCGCTCCGGCCAGGGTGCTTTCGGAAAT ATGTGTCGTGGTGGACGCATGTTTGCTCCCACAAAGACCTGGCGCCGTTGGCATCGCAGGGTCAATGTTAACCAGAAGCGTTATGCCATGTGCTCTGCCCTGGCTGCTTCTGCTCTGCCATCCCTTGTCATGGCCAAAG GTCATCGCATTGAGGAGATTCCTGAGGTCCCACTTGTTGTTGATGATAAAGTTGAAGGATACAAGAAGACCAAGGAAGCCGTGCTTCTGTTGAAGAAGCTGAAGGCATGGAACGACATTAAGAAG GTTTATGCCTCTCAGCGTATGCGTGCCGGCAAGGGTAAGATGAGGAACCGAAGGCGTATCCAGCGTAAGGGACCATGCATCATCTATAACGAAGACAATGGAGTGACACGAGCTTTCAGAAATATCCCTG GTATCACACTGCAGTCCGTAAGCAGACTGGACCTGTTGAAACTCGCTCCAGGTGGTCACATTGGACGCTTCTGCATTTGGACAGAGGGTGCTTTCCGCAAACTGGATGACCTCTACGGCACTTGGCGCAAAGCTTCCACCCTTAAAGTGGACTACAA CCTGCCCATGCACAAAATGAGCATCACAGATCTGAACAGAATCATCAAGAGTGAGGAAGTCCAGAAGGCCATTCGTCCTGCAAA CCGCAAGATTAATCGCAGAGTGTTCAAGAAGAATCCTCTGAAGAACCTCAGAGTGATGATGAAGCTCAACCCATACGCCAAGACAGCCCGTCGCCGTGCGATCATGGCACACAACCCTGAC GTCAAGGCCAAGATGCTGAAACCCAAGAAGAAGAGGGTTGTGAAGAAGACCAAGGCCAAGAAGGCTGAAGTTACTCCAGCTCAAGCTTAG